The genomic interval TGGTGACTTCAAAACCATCCATAAACTGAAACTAACGGAGGGAGGACAAGGCAAATGGATTGACCCCGCCCTCAAGTTCATGTTCTCCCGGGATCCATATACTAGACTGTGGTCGGCGTATCTTGACAAATTCGTATTGCCAGATTTCTGGCACACTGCTCGCAACGCTATTCCAGTCGTTCGCCAGAACGTGACCAAGAGAGCGCTAAAATGTGGGCATGACTTGACTTTTGAGGAATTTGTTAGGTACAATTACGATCATAGCGGTTTTAAAGCGGATCCGAAGttgaatgaacattttcaaactgTGTTGTATAACTGTAACCCTTGTAAACACGACTTTGACGTCATAGGCGCTGCAGAGACGTTCGATGAAGATACTAACCTCGTTTTGGCGAGCGCGCAAACATTAGGAGTTATTCCCAAAAATCCGAAAGACAGCCGTCTTGAGAGGGAAATCACAGATTTAGTAGACTATAACCTTGATATTGTAAAGCAAACACATTTGCATGGTAATATTTCTGTTGACTGCGTTGGCCTGGATGCTGTAGGCCGTCGGTTGTGGGAGGTATTTCAGTACAATGGTTACCTTGGTGATTATGTTCCATTCCCTGGGGCATATTTGAAGAAAGTTACAGACAAGAAATATCATAATGAATACAAGCTCTTCTTAAAAACGGTGATATTTGATACAAGAAAATCAGTCACGACGAAAACATTGGACAATTGGAAGGAACAAAGAACCAAGTCCATGAGGAACGCATTTCGGTCACTGCCCAAGAGGATAATGAAACAGTTTCAGGAAATGTACGATGTAGACTTTGACTTGTTTCGCTATGAAAAGTATCCAGTGTGGCTAGAGTCTCGAGATAAAAACTGACTGACTTTATTTATGtgacatgttttgtttgtggtatttgtGAAATAAGCAGTTCATTATCAAATGTGAACACGGTTTGAAAGAATTGAATATACACATAGTATATACTCTTCCTGtagaccaaatttggtcaagatatgtcaactaacaaagttattcagtttcaaccgtttttctatttttagtaacagtgacattgaccttgaccctagggaccccaaacgcaatcccataaaatgtattcataaactcttcatatagaccaagtttggtcaagatatatcAACTAACTAAGTTATTCGGTTTCAATCGTTTTTCCTGTTTTAGAagcagtgaccttaaccttgaccctagggactcCAAACGCAAATCCATGAATGGTATTCATAAACatttcctatagaccaagtttggtcaagatatatcAACCCTTACTGAAGATATTCAGTATCATAGGTGAGTATGACGCCCCCCGGCCGCCCTTCAcgttgtgaaaacctggttaaaaatttAACAAATCAGGTTATCTAGAGTCTGCGTTTCGATCACTCTGCCACGATGTAATCGGAGCACTTCGACCATTTTCCTCCGAAAACAACATCTGATGTATGTGGACGGTATACAATGATATAATTCTTTAAAGTTCTACGCTGTAGATAGATAGCGTACGGAGTTATTGTAATTTAGCAGTTTAGCCTGAGAACTTTATTCGTAGGAGTCATAATAGTGATgtaataatacacttcattgCGAATCAATTTGATCTTCGTGATAGACATTTAACCTTAAAACACTATATACGGCATACATACGTGGTACGTCGTGTGGTGGagctggccgaggtgttccgactGGCGAGAGGGCTCTTGCGCAATGAATTTTGTGTATTGCGTGGAAATATTGTCCACAAAACAACCCGAGTATACGACATAGGACAGTAAAGTTTAGTTGTAGGTTGTATTCGACCAGCATCCGCCACCTGTTTTCGAGGTCAGACGGCCAACGGTCACGgatataattattatctaaaaaaatTGGTCTGGAACCATGAAACGTCACTGGTAGGTTGTACTTAATCATAAAATGAATGCAATAAGGTAGAAATAAAGGGAACGGCCAactttgtgtgttttgtgttaAATTTCGTCCACACAAAAACATCCACTACAGCGCAGCGCCAAAAGTTATTGCACTTTTTTAATGGAGGctcattaataaaacaaacaaaaacaacgagTAAGAGCTAATGGAACTTCTTGCTTGCAAACTAACTGACGGGTGGCTTATATGTATGTCATGCTGTCTATTAGATCACAGATGTCAAATATAATCATCTCTGCAAATTGTTTATAGGTATTTTAAACctagtctggttccctgcttactgataGTTCATACAGTACCGAtaacgatagtgttaggggaaggaactccagactatTTTAAACCTTGCACCCCATAATTGGATAAATATGTGGTGTTGTTACGGATGTTAATTGTTagattttactttatttttcgCAAGCAACCTACTGCCTTCAATTGGGATAAATCAGAGAACTGCTGtctataaaattaataaagttgAAACAGGTCTTAATTTGGTGTTTTGTTCTCGTAATTTACGGTAGTGTGCCTTATATACTAGAGACGCACATTTTGTCAATGTCatattaatgaatttttaagTTTGGCTATAGGTAGCCAACTAAACTGTTCACCTgtctaaatattgttttaacattgtaaatatttcaataaaccaaTGCACCAAAAAAGTAAAAAGGCATCCACAGACAATACGTTCGATGTATTTTCCTGATTTCAGTTTGCCTTCTGGCAAATGCTGATATAGTAATACTTAATGCTGTTTGGAAAACCTCGAGTTTGATTCGGaaactataaaacaataaaactaacAATCACACGTACAGTGATTGCTAATTTAACTAATTAATGATTAAGTATTTATGTTTGGCTATAGGTAGCCAACTATACTGTTCACCTGtctaaatgtttttatacattgttatatttcaataaaccaaTGCCTAAATGCACAAaatccggacctgggggggggcgtggttacaattgactggtgcataactcgATAACTATGCAGCCATGAATTATGGGCCTTGCTTTTCAAGTGTATTGCATCTAAATATTTTGTGCTATTTTTAAGTTATACGGCCATAGATAAAGTGTTTGCATGACGATGAGGATACCATCGTGGTGGTGATTAATTGACTGGTTCAATGTCATGCTGATTTCATGGACTGATAAGCCCTTTTCTCAAGATGAAGGGTGTGGGAGGCAATTTCCCTGGACtgttaaaacaagaataaatgGGAAATTTAACGCGTtagtccactgtcagggtcataaATACATGGAATACCCCCAATGCGAGGGACAAACATACAAGGAGTTAGTCCAATGTCTGGGTCATACATTCAtggaataagtccactgtcagggtcatacatacaaaaaataattccacTGCGAGAGTCATACATACACGAAATAAGTCCACTGTCAAGGGAGTAAGTCCATTGTCAGAGTAATTaatacaaggaataagtccactgtcagggtcatacatacaggGAATAGGTCTCCTGTCAGGGTCATAAATTCATGGATAATTCCACggtcagggtcatacatacgAGGAATAACTCCACTGTCACGGTCATACATTCAGGGAATAACTCCACTGTCggggtcatacatacaaggaatgagtccactgtcagggtcatactTTCAGGGAATAAGTCCACTATCTGGGTCATACATACAAGcaataagtccactgtcaggaTCATACATACAATGAATAAGTCCAGTGTCAGGGTAAGACATTCATGGAATAATTCaactgtcagggtcatacataccAGGAATAAGTCaactgtcagggtcatacattcAGGGAATAAGTtcactgtcagggtcatacattaGGGAATAGGTCCACTttcagggtcatacatacaaggataagtccactgtcagggtcatacatacaagtaAAAATTCCACTGTCTGGGTCTTACATTCATGGAATGAGTTCACTGTAAGGGTTATACATAATGGATTATTTCCACTGTaagggtcatacatacaaggaataagtctACTATTAGGGtaatacatacaaggaataattCCACAGTCAGAGTCATACATACATGGAATAATTCCACTGTCACGGTATAACATACAATGACTCATTCCACAGTCAGGGTCATACATTCATGGAATAAGTCCACTGACAGGGTCATATATACAAGGACTCATTCCACAGTCAGGGTCATACATTCATGGAATAAGTCCACTGACAGGGTCATATATACAAGGAATAATTtcactgtcagggtcatacattcaggaaataagtccactgtcagggtcatatATACAGGGAATAATTCCACAGTCAGGGTCAT from Mya arenaria isolate MELC-2E11 chromosome 7, ASM2691426v1 carries:
- the LOC128240428 gene encoding carbohydrate sulfotransferase 11-like, which encodes MHRKIPVLWALCLVLCILVLIEFCLVIVTKRTEPQVIPPLPKLRNVSAIDSKEAERLYRAAKRNEQRLSRVRNVCTKRPELSNATSRAEFWVSPRTSLAFCVVPKVGCTSWKRTIRFIEHDPQTFEYPSDISRFMVHYGDFKTIHKLKLTEGGQGKWIDPALKFMFSRDPYTRLWSAYLDKFVLPDFWHTARNAIPVVRQNVTKRALKCGHDLTFEEFVRYNYDHSGFKADPKLNEHFQTVLYNCNPCKHDFDVIGAAETFDEDTNLVLASAQTLGVIPKNPKDSRLEREITDLVDYNLDIVKQTHLHGNISVDCVGLDAVGRRLWEVFQYNGYLGDYVPFPGAYLKKVTDKKYHNEYKLFLKTVIFDTRKSVTTKTLDNWKEQRTKSMRNAFRSLPKRIMKQFQEMYDVDFDLFRYEKYPVWLESRDKN